GATAGGGGACAAGCGTGAACGACGTCATCCGTCTGGGACTGGCCGGCTTCGGCACAGTCGGCTCGGGAGTGGCCAAGGTCATCGCCGAGAACGGCGAGCTAATCCGTCGCCGCACGGGCAAGCGCCTGCACATCAAGACCGTGCTAGTGCGCAACCTGACAAAGGCCCGCGCCTTCGACCCCGGACAAGAGACGTCGTTCACATCCGACCCCTCCCGGCTGTGGGCCGACCCGGAGATCGACATCGTGGTCGAGCTCATGGGCGGCACCACCACGGCTTACGACATCATCGAGGCATCCCTGAATGCCGGCAAACACGTAGTCACGGCAAACAAAGCGTTGTTGGCCGAGCGTGGCCGGCCGCTCTTCCAGCTGGCGGGCGAAAAGGGTCTCGGCCTCTACTACGAGGCGAGCGTGGCCGGTGGAATCCCCATCGTGCAGACGCTCAAGGAGTCGCTGGCCGCCAATCGCATCGAGAAGATCGTGGGCATCCTGAACGGCACGGCCAACTACGTGCTCTCGGAAATGACCACGAGCAATCTGGAGTTCGAGACAGCCTTGGAGCAGGCCAAGCTGCTGGGCTATGCCGAGGCCGACCCGACCCTGGATATCGAGGGCATCGACGCCGCGCACAAGCTCATCATGCTCATCCGCCTGGCCTACGGCGCGCACTACCCGTTCGAGCAGTTGCCGGTGACCGGCATCTCCGGGGTCACCAGCGAGGACATCCGCCTGGTTTACGAGTTCGGCTACCGCCTCAAGCTCATCGGCCAGGCGCGCGAGGTGGACGGCAAGATCGAAGCCGGGGTTTTTCCGGCCCTGGTCAAGTATACCTACCTGCTGGCCCGCGTGGGCGGCAACTACAATGCGGTGCGCGTGGAGGCCAACGCGGCAGGGCCCCTCATGTTCTCCGGCCAGGGCGCCGGAGGCCTGCCCACGGGCAGCGCGGTGCTGGCCGACATCCTGTCGCTGGTCAAGTGCTGCGGCAAACCGGACAATACCGGATTCACCGAAATAGCGCTGCCCGATGCCGACATCCTAAACCCGGACTTGGCCGTAGCCGAGCACTACTTCCGCTTCACCGTGGCCGACCGGCCTGGTGTCATGGCCGCCATCGCAGGAGTCATGGGCGAGCTGAACATTTCCATTGCCCAGGCCGTGCAGAAGGGAGCGCCCTCCGGTCGCGGCGTGCCGATCGTCTTCCTGACCCACGCCGCGCGCACCTGCGACGTGCACGAAGCCGTGCGCCGAATAGACGCCCAAGACTTCATCGAAGCCCCCACGGTGCATTACCGCATCCTGTAATCAGAACTGTGCGGCCGGAGCCCGATGAACGTTTCGAGTTCCGGCCGCACGTCCATGAATCTATTCATTAATCCAATAAAAATGACTCTGCTGTAAACAACAGCAGACAGTGCGGCCGATTTGTCTCCGGCTCCGCCTTGCGCCCGCGCAAAAAACCGGCTTGATTGTGCGCATTTTGCGCAGTATCGCGGTCCGCGCCTATTCAAGAAGGCACCCATACAGGAAATGGCAGAACTGGCATGCTGTATGCTACCAGCGAGCCGAATCTCGGGGTTCTTCCAGCATAGGTAGGAAAGGGGACGTACTTTCATGGAAAGGTTCATGCTTTTTTTTATTTTTCTTCTCCTTTTCGCACTGACGGGCATCGCCTTCACGGGCTCCACCAGTCAGCAGGCAAGCGCGACGGTTCCCCCCGCGCAGATATCAGGGTACTAAGCCCTCGCCGGCTAAGCACCTGAGACCAGAGGCCGCGCCCGTAAAGCGCGGCCCAGGCATTTCCGGACACCGCTTCCGGCCATGAAAACCACGTAAGCTTTGAGAGCACACGATGCGCCACAATCTTCGTATTCTTATTCTAGCCACGGCCTTGATCTTGGCCACGGCCGCTCATGCCCAATCCCAGGGCTCCTACTATGTCTCGGACAAATTCGAGATAACCCTGCGCTCGGGCCCGACCCTGCAGCACAAGATCCTGCGCATGGTGCCCACGGGCTCCAGATTGGACGTCGTCCAGAACGACGGCGAATGGGCCTTGGTCAAGTGGAATGAAACCGAAGGCTACGTGCAGACGCGTTTCATTACCACGGAGCTGCCCAAGGAGATCGTCATCAAGACCCTCCAGAAGCGCACCGAACAGCTTGAGCAGAAGACGAGCCAAGCCTCGGACCAATCGGGCAAGCTGGGCAGCGAGAACAAGGAACTCAAGGCCGCTTTGGAGCAGACCACCAGCGAGCTGTCCCGTATTCAGCAGGAGTATGCCAGCCTCCGTTCCGACGCCGCCGGCGTGCTGGACCTGAAAAAGAACTACGAAGAGACGCACACCAAGCTGGAGACCATGACTTCCGAAGCCGAGCAGCTCAAAGCCATGAACAAGGAACTGCGTTCCGACGCCACCCTGCGCTGGTTCATGGCGGGTGCCGGCATTGTGGTCTTCTCATGGCTCGTGGGCTTCGTTCTCGGTCGCAGCGGCCGCAAGCGTAAGACCATGCTTTACGGCTAAGCGCCTGAATAGACAGAATTTTGACAGCCCCCGGTCGCCGAACGACCGGGGGCTTTTTTATTCGCACCTTTCAAAGATTCCTCCATTTGGCGCGAGAAGCTGTGGCACGCCCCGAATCATGCTATAAGCTTGGCCAGCTCTCGCCATAAGGAGGTTGTCATGCCAATCGCATCCACGTCCTATGTCCTGCCGGCTCTACCTCTGAAAGGATGGGAACCGACCTACGATACGTTACATCTGTGGCTACAGATCGTTGGCAAATTTCGGCTTGGGCTGCACCCCAAACTCAATCACTGGTGGCACGCACCCTTCTACGTCACGCCTCGCGGGCTGAGCACTCACCCGATCCCGCTCGGTGCGGGCAAGCTGGAGCTGGAATTCAATTTTCTCAGCCACACCCTGACCATAGACGCAGGCGCAGCCGGCACCATGAGCGTGGAACTGCACGACGGCCTTTCCGTCGCCGCTTTTCACGCATCGGTATTCGCACGTCTGACCGAACTCGGCATAAGAGATGTGCCTTTCCTCAATAAACCCTTCGACGTACCTGCCATCAGCACCACGCCATTCGACCGCGATACGGACCATGCCTCATACTCGCCGGAACATGTGCGCCTTTTTCTGGAAACGCTCACGGCCGTGGATAATGTTTTTCTGGAATATCGTGCCCGCTTTATCGGCAAATCCACTCCCCCGCACTACTTCTGGCACCACATGGACCTGGCCGTGACCCGCTTCTCGGGCCGCGTGGCCCCGCCCCGCCCTGGAGCGAACATTGTTGAGCGGGAAGCCTACTCGCATGAAGTCATCAGCTGCGGCTGGTGGCCGGGCGACAAGGAGGTGCGCGCCCCGGCTTTCTATGGATACGCCGCGCCCGCGCCCAAGGGCCTGTTTGATCAGCCGCTCAAGCCGGACAAGGCATACTGGCTGCCGGACAAGGGCATGGCCCTGCTCATGCACGACGACGCACGAGCCGAGCCCAATCCACGGCAGGCCGTGCTCGATTTCCTGGAGAGCGTGTACATGGCCAGCGCGACGCAGGCGGGTTGGGATG
This region of Desulfocurvibacter africanus subsp. africanus DSM 2603 genomic DNA includes:
- a CDS encoding homoserine dehydrogenase; its protein translation is MNDVIRLGLAGFGTVGSGVAKVIAENGELIRRRTGKRLHIKTVLVRNLTKARAFDPGQETSFTSDPSRLWADPEIDIVVELMGGTTTAYDIIEASLNAGKHVVTANKALLAERGRPLFQLAGEKGLGLYYEASVAGGIPIVQTLKESLAANRIEKIVGILNGTANYVLSEMTTSNLEFETALEQAKLLGYAEADPTLDIEGIDAAHKLIMLIRLAYGAHYPFEQLPVTGISGVTSEDIRLVYEFGYRLKLIGQAREVDGKIEAGVFPALVKYTYLLARVGGNYNAVRVEANAAGPLMFSGQGAGGLPTGSAVLADILSLVKCCGKPDNTGFTEIALPDADILNPDLAVAEHYFRFTVADRPGVMAAIAGVMGELNISIAQAVQKGAPSGRGVPIVFLTHAARTCDVHEAVRRIDAQDFIEAPTVHYRIL
- a CDS encoding TIGR04211 family SH3 domain-containing protein — translated: MRHNLRILILATALILATAAHAQSQGSYYVSDKFEITLRSGPTLQHKILRMVPTGSRLDVVQNDGEWALVKWNETEGYVQTRFITTELPKEIVIKTLQKRTEQLEQKTSQASDQSGKLGSENKELKAALEQTTSELSRIQQEYASLRSDAAGVLDLKKNYEETHTKLETMTSEAEQLKAMNKELRSDATLRWFMAGAGIVVFSWLVGFVLGRSGRKRKTMLYG
- a CDS encoding DUF5996 family protein codes for the protein MPIASTSYVLPALPLKGWEPTYDTLHLWLQIVGKFRLGLHPKLNHWWHAPFYVTPRGLSTHPIPLGAGKLELEFNFLSHTLTIDAGAAGTMSVELHDGLSVAAFHASVFARLTELGIRDVPFLNKPFDVPAISTTPFDRDTDHASYSPEHVRLFLETLTAVDNVFLEYRARFIGKSTPPHYFWHHMDLAVTRFSGRVAPPRPGANIVEREAYSHEVISCGWWPGDKEVRAPAFYGYAAPAPKGLFDQPLKPDKAYWLPDKGMALLMHDDARAEPNPRQAVLDFLESVYMASATQAGWDVEGCTLANYSPTS